One Gossypium hirsutum isolate 1008001.06 chromosome A08, Gossypium_hirsutum_v2.1, whole genome shotgun sequence genomic window, TGTTTCGAGACCACTAAAGTAAGTGGTTTACGTGATATAGTCGGACTATAGGTGTGTGTTCAGTTCTTGATGCGGAACTTTTGGCAATTATAGATGGTTTAACATAGCCTGGAACAGAGGCATTAAGTAATTGTTGGTGGAAAGTTATTGCTTGGTTGCTGTCAATATGCTTAATGGTCAGACATGGGAGACTGATGCAAGTTTGGTGTGAATTATTAAAGCGTTGTTAGTTAGGGAATAGACTGCGAAGGTAATGTATACTCTACGTACAACAAATATGATTGTTGATTCTAAGGCAGCTTTATGCGGAAATGATTCTATTGACCTGAACATCTATGAGTTTCCCTCCAAATCGATTCGTCTAGAAGTCTTATAAGAGAGTGTTGATATTCAAGAGAAGATTCTTCAAAGCTAATTATATTTTGCTTCTTCATtcacaatattattataaaatatttataatgtaataCATTTTATAACATGATAAAAAAACATGATTATATTTTTATCTGAAGAAAAGTATATGACTTAAAAAGAGATGACGcgataaaagtatcatggaggttattgtattaagagttaaattacattttgtccactctactgaaaaatgggcaaattagtccgtCTACATTATATCAGAAAGCAAAGCCAACGAGACCTTGGCTTGTTGGTTAAGATGAAAGCCTTGAGTAACCAGGTTCGAGTCCCACCATTTGTAATTGCAATATGTGGCTCTCTCATCTCATTATGTGTTGCGTATGAAAATTTAGTCTTTCTTCTTTTCTAATTTGCTTTAAAATTATAAGTCcaaattcttaatattattaaaattcttccattaaatttaagttcattgttttgttttttatacATAActattaagtgaatttttttatttcaaaatgttagaCTAGcaagtttaataatattaataattagactaaaattttgaaatttgaaaagaagagagACTAAATgagtaaatttctaaaaataaaagggttaaagTACTCGAGAGGTTGTATCAAATTAATCATgttattaaatgaatcaatttagttcatatactattaaaataaatcaaataagttCAACttgtaacaaagttaacatttattgattaaaagaatatcttgaaaattatttatttccaattgcagttcaatttcaaataaaatattttatttacaaaattataaaaaatattaaaaatattaactctattaaaCAATAAACGCTAACTCTATCTTGATTTggtcttatttgattttttttttaatagtagaagaataaaattaatccatttaatagtatagggactaatttgattgGGTACTTATTATAGAGGGACCTCTCAGGttcattcaccaaaataaaagtaaaagatcCAAATTCCAAGTACACAAAGAATATAGGGACTAAGaccatattttaaccaaaaataaatgaaagtCTTAAGTGGAAATCAAAGAAAGGACAGGGACGAGCCACGAAGGCGATGATGGCTTCGAACTTGGTAAAGACAATACACGAAACTGATAGAGAGAAAGGGGCAAATCGAAACCTAAGGAAAAATGGATCTTTACAAGGTACTGGGCGTGAATCGGAGCGCCACCAAAGATGAAATCAAGGAAGCGTTTCGGAAACTGGCAGTGAAATACCATCCCGATAAGCACTCCCATTCGCCGAAACCCGTTCGAGATTCCGCCACCCTCCGCTTCAAGCAAGTCTCCGAGGCTTACGAGGTCCTCAGCGACGATCGGAAACGCGCTCACTACAATCTTACTTCTTCCTCTTCCTCCGCTTCTTCTTCTTATAATTATTATCAGCGATACGCAAACGCCAGCCGCCGCAGCGGCGATGGCGGCTATGGTTTCTCTTCGGCCAATTCTTATAAAAATAATCGTCAAAATTACGCGAGTAATTTCTGGCATGTTTCGCTACGATTTTTCACTACGCGCGCCTTCCTTCTCAATCTTGCCTTCGCTGGGTAATCAATCTCTCTCTCTCCTTGGGTCTTTTCGTTGTGTCTCTTTAAAATTGGTCTAATTTTGGTTTTAGTCCCTTTATTATGCTGAAAATTTAGATTTAGTCCAtctaatttaacataatttgatcCTTGTTTGTCCAAATTGATTACTGATTACATTGTTAACAGTTTCCGATAAAATAACGATGATGTAGCTTTTTACTGTAGAAAAGTTATCCAGGCTACTGTGACTGTGAGGAActgcctttttatttttatcagcACTGTAAGAAGGTTATTAAAGCCAATCACGCCACTATTTCAGTGGCAAACTTTTGCGGGTTTTAAGTTGATTGCATGAGTTTCA contains:
- the LOC107928407 gene encoding chaperone protein dnaJ 72, which codes for MDLYKVLGVNRSATKDEIKEAFRKLAVKYHPDKHSHSPKPVRDSATLRFKQVSEAYEVLSDDRKRAHYNLTSSSSSASSSYNYYQRYANASRRSGDGGYGFSSANSYKNNRQNYASNFWHVSLRFFTTRAFLLNLAFAGALYGGTVVIDNSREALWKMHNPGKSFEEAMESIEKAKARRDT